A region of Coraliomargarita sinensis DNA encodes the following proteins:
- the hisA gene encoding phosphoribosylformimino-5-aminoimidazole carboxamide ribotide isomerase has product MTRFRPCIDLHRGAVKQIVGSSLKDDGSAPQTNFESDQPAAFFADLYRKDGLTGGHVIQLGPGNGEAAAQALAAYPGGLQIGGGITPENATQWLQLGASHVIVTSWLFDKDGYFSLDRLNRLVAEVGAGQLVIDLSCRAKNGGWVVAMDRWQKETDLWLNPETLRQLSQVCAEFLIHAADVEGKCEGIDPDLVAFLGEHSPVPCTYAGGARSLDDLEQVQTLSRGRVDLTIGSALDIFGGTQVAYRDCLAWNRGG; this is encoded by the coding sequence ATGACACGTTTTAGGCCATGTATTGATCTGCACCGGGGAGCGGTGAAGCAAATCGTCGGATCGTCACTCAAGGATGACGGCTCGGCCCCGCAAACCAACTTTGAAAGTGACCAGCCGGCCGCTTTCTTTGCGGACTTATACCGAAAGGACGGACTCACGGGCGGCCACGTTATACAGTTGGGACCCGGGAACGGGGAAGCCGCGGCCCAGGCCCTTGCCGCCTATCCCGGGGGCTTGCAGATCGGGGGTGGGATTACCCCCGAGAACGCCACACAATGGCTCCAGCTGGGGGCGAGTCACGTAATTGTTACATCCTGGCTCTTCGACAAGGACGGGTATTTTTCTTTGGACCGCCTGAATCGGTTGGTGGCCGAAGTCGGTGCCGGACAACTGGTGATCGATCTGAGTTGCCGCGCGAAAAACGGCGGCTGGGTCGTGGCCATGGACCGTTGGCAAAAAGAAACCGATCTCTGGCTGAATCCGGAAACGCTCCGGCAATTGTCGCAGGTCTGCGCCGAATTTCTCATTCACGCCGCCGACGTCGAAGGCAAATGCGAAGGCATCGACCCGGATCTGGTGGCATTTCTGGGGGAGCACAGTCCAGTGCCCTGCACCTACGCCGGCGGCGCCCGCTCTCTCGATGACCTCGAGCAGGTGCAGACATTGAGCCGGGGCCGGGTGGACCTCACCATCGGCAGCGCCCTCGATATCTTCGGCGGCACGCAAGTGGCCTACCGTGACTGCCTCGCCTGGAATAGGGGGGGGTAG
- a CDS encoding SDR family oxidoreductase: MSENKTIVIGGITGGIGSALARKLVAEGHTVQGFARSAERIDALKEKLDVQISTVDATNPEEVDAYFDSASESADQIDAYVHAIGSIFLKPAHLTSPEDWQNVIMANLNSAFYALRACTKIMQKQRAGSCLFFSTAAAQTGIANHEAIAAAKGGIEAMIRSAAATYSSKGLRFNAIAPSLTDTPLAKPVIGSEQGLEISKRMHPLGEIGDANDIASLANWLLSDDAKFVTGQTFVADGGISTIVPKPKA, from the coding sequence ATGTCAGAAAACAAAACTATCGTCATCGGCGGCATCACCGGGGGTATCGGCTCAGCGCTGGCCCGCAAGCTAGTTGCGGAGGGACACACCGTGCAGGGCTTCGCCCGGAGTGCGGAGCGCATTGATGCCCTGAAAGAGAAACTGGATGTCCAGATTTCGACAGTGGACGCGACCAATCCCGAGGAAGTCGACGCGTACTTCGATTCCGCCTCGGAATCTGCAGATCAGATTGATGCTTACGTGCACGCCATCGGTTCGATCTTTCTCAAGCCGGCCCACCTGACTTCTCCGGAAGACTGGCAAAACGTCATCATGGCTAATCTGAATAGTGCCTTTTATGCCCTTCGTGCCTGCACCAAGATCATGCAGAAGCAACGAGCGGGCAGCTGCCTGTTCTTCAGCACGGCTGCAGCTCAAACGGGCATCGCCAACCACGAGGCCATCGCGGCTGCGAAAGGCGGCATCGAAGCAATGATCCGCTCGGCCGCCGCGACGTACAGTTCCAAGGGCCTCCGCTTTAACGCCATCGCCCCTAGCCTCACCGACACACCGCTGGCTAAACCGGTCATCGGCAGCGAGCAGGGACTGGAAATTTCCAAGCGCATGCACCCTCTCGGGGAGATTGGCGATGCAAACGACATTGCCAGCCTGGCCAATTGGCTGTTGTCCGATGACGCCAAGTTTGTCACCGGTCAGACCTTTGTCGCCGACGGGGGCATCTCGACGATCGTTCCCAAGCCGAAAGCATAA
- a CDS encoding four helix bundle protein, protein MAERRSTFEDLNCWKAGRELYLFVRREVVSIFPANEKYDLTSQIVRSARSVKANIAEGYGRFHYKDDAKFLSYARGSAHETLDHMLTAVDDGYIYEDILKRGRGLIDESIRLINGYRAYVLKRKRGD, encoded by the coding sequence ATGGCTGAGAGAAGATCGACGTTTGAGGACTTGAATTGCTGGAAAGCCGGGCGTGAGCTCTACCTCTTTGTTCGTCGCGAGGTCGTCAGTATTTTCCCGGCCAATGAAAAGTATGATCTTACCAGTCAAATCGTACGATCTGCGCGATCAGTGAAGGCAAACATTGCCGAAGGCTACGGCCGTTTTCATTATAAGGACGACGCAAAATTCCTTAGCTACGCGAGGGGATCGGCCCATGAAACGCTGGACCATATGCTGACAGCAGTCGATGACGGTTACATCTATGAAGATATTTTAAAGAGAGGGCGTGGACTCATCGACGAATCTATCCGCCTGATCAACGGCTATCGCGCCTATGTACTGAAAAGAAAACGAGGCGACTAA
- a CDS encoding valine--tRNA ligase translates to MSEIAKAYEPKEVEARWYANWLEAGCFKAEADPSREPYAIMIPPPNVTGMLHMGHVLDNTLQDIFIRRARLEGKAVLWQPGTDHAGIATQTKVEKQLRESEGKTKYDYGREAFLEKVWDFREESGGVILNQLEKLGASCDWDRTSFTLDEHYSKAVLTAFVKLYQRGYIYRGLRMVNWCPATHTAISDEEVNMKPQNGFFYKMRYELVEPDGERTHLEISTTRPETLMGDSAVAVHPEDVRYKHLIGKTVWRPFPKAEIPIIGDEYVDREFGTGCLKVTPAHDKNDFEIGQRHDLEIIEVIDHDGKLNHLAGEAFDGMDRFEARKVAAQKLEDMGLLIEREPYENTVGFSERGDVPIEPRLSEQWFLKYPKVMEAKRAVEKGIIKFHPDRWKKTYLHWLNGIQDWCISRQLWWGHRIPVWYKKGIPINELDFDNPEHVHVSVDGPSDPENWEQEEDVLDTWASSYLWPMANLGWPDATPEQQKEQDFWYPTSTLVTGFDIIFFWVARMIMAGLELYGEDKKELSDEEIAQRIPFKNIFIHGLIRDEKGRKMSKSLGNSPDPLDLIEKFGADGLRFGICNIAPTGSDILFSEERIQIGRNFCNKLWNASRFRQMSGPMADNSSLEAIHARIDPSLLDDYDHWILARLAEVTREVEKCFTDYELAPLTHNIYGFFWSDFCDWYVEASKGKLKGSDAERDNCLAIQDLALRQVLQLANPVIPHITEELWKGLGYDANEPFIQNTKLSGAAEILGSLAVDPGAVERVADLQELITQARALKAKYNLANKRDVAVFFGAEGDAAKVITDNAGLVKTLAGLGSLDALSGKSADGLPAAVTPLGSLYLDLSSSIDVDAEKTRLTKELAKLDKLVAAGEGKLKNPKFVESAPAHVVEGARKQLAETTEKRDETKRILDSLVGS, encoded by the coding sequence ATGTCCGAGATCGCAAAAGCCTACGAACCGAAAGAAGTCGAAGCACGCTGGTATGCCAACTGGCTGGAAGCCGGGTGCTTCAAGGCCGAGGCCGATCCGTCGCGCGAGCCCTACGCCATCATGATTCCGCCACCCAATGTGACGGGTATGCTGCACATGGGTCACGTCCTGGACAACACGCTACAGGATATTTTCATTCGCCGCGCGCGTTTGGAGGGCAAGGCCGTGCTCTGGCAGCCGGGTACCGACCACGCCGGCATCGCGACCCAGACCAAGGTGGAGAAGCAGCTGCGCGAGTCGGAGGGTAAGACGAAATACGACTACGGCCGCGAGGCTTTCCTGGAAAAGGTCTGGGACTTCCGCGAGGAATCCGGTGGCGTCATTCTCAACCAACTGGAGAAGTTGGGCGCTTCCTGCGACTGGGACCGCACCAGCTTCACCCTCGATGAGCATTATTCCAAAGCGGTGCTGACGGCATTCGTGAAGCTCTACCAGCGCGGCTACATCTACCGCGGCCTCCGCATGGTCAACTGGTGCCCGGCGACGCACACCGCGATCTCCGACGAAGAGGTCAACATGAAGCCGCAGAACGGCTTCTTCTATAAAATGCGCTACGAACTGGTGGAGCCGGACGGCGAGCGCACCCATCTGGAAATTTCCACCACCCGCCCCGAGACGCTCATGGGCGACAGCGCCGTAGCGGTGCATCCCGAGGACGTACGCTACAAGCACCTCATCGGCAAGACGGTCTGGCGGCCCTTCCCCAAGGCGGAGATCCCCATTATCGGCGACGAGTATGTCGACCGCGAGTTCGGGACCGGCTGCCTGAAGGTGACCCCCGCGCACGACAAGAACGACTTTGAGATCGGGCAGCGCCACGATCTGGAGATCATCGAGGTGATCGACCACGACGGGAAGCTTAACCACCTGGCCGGCGAGGCGTTTGACGGAATGGATCGCTTCGAGGCCCGTAAGGTCGCCGCGCAAAAGCTCGAGGACATGGGCCTGCTGATCGAGCGCGAGCCCTACGAAAACACCGTCGGCTTTTCCGAGCGCGGCGATGTGCCGATCGAGCCGCGCCTTTCCGAGCAGTGGTTCCTCAAGTACCCGAAGGTGATGGAGGCCAAGCGCGCAGTGGAGAAGGGGATCATCAAATTCCATCCGGACCGCTGGAAGAAAACTTACCTGCACTGGCTGAACGGAATTCAGGACTGGTGCATCAGTCGCCAGCTCTGGTGGGGCCATCGCATCCCGGTCTGGTATAAGAAGGGTATCCCCATCAACGAACTGGACTTTGACAATCCCGAGCACGTTCATGTCTCGGTCGACGGACCCTCCGATCCGGAAAACTGGGAGCAGGAAGAAGACGTGCTCGACACCTGGGCCTCCTCCTACCTCTGGCCGATGGCCAACCTCGGCTGGCCCGATGCGACCCCCGAGCAGCAAAAGGAGCAGGACTTCTGGTATCCGACTTCGACCCTGGTGACGGGCTTCGACATCATCTTCTTCTGGGTGGCCCGCATGATCATGGCCGGACTCGAACTCTACGGGGAGGACAAGAAAGAACTGAGCGACGAGGAGATCGCCCAACGCATTCCCTTTAAGAACATCTTCATACACGGTCTCATCCGCGACGAGAAGGGGCGTAAGATGTCCAAGTCGCTCGGCAACTCACCCGACCCGCTCGATCTCATCGAAAAGTTCGGTGCGGACGGGTTGCGCTTCGGGATCTGCAACATCGCGCCGACCGGATCCGACATTCTCTTCTCGGAAGAGCGTATCCAGATCGGTCGCAACTTCTGCAACAAGCTCTGGAATGCCTCGCGCTTCCGCCAGATGAGTGGCCCGATGGCGGATAACTCCAGCCTGGAGGCGATCCACGCCCGTATCGATCCGAGCCTCCTTGACGACTACGATCATTGGATTCTGGCGCGGCTCGCCGAAGTGACCCGGGAAGTGGAAAAGTGCTTTACCGATTACGAATTGGCCCCGCTGACCCATAATATTTACGGCTTCTTCTGGAGTGATTTCTGCGACTGGTATGTCGAGGCCTCCAAGGGCAAGCTCAAGGGCAGCGACGCCGAACGCGACAACTGCCTCGCGATTCAGGACCTGGCCCTGCGCCAGGTCCTGCAACTGGCCAACCCGGTCATCCCGCATATCACGGAAGAGCTTTGGAAGGGGCTCGGCTACGATGCCAACGAACCCTTTATTCAAAACACCAAGCTGTCCGGAGCCGCGGAAATTCTCGGCAGCCTGGCCGTCGACCCAGGCGCGGTCGAACGGGTGGCCGATCTACAGGAACTCATCACCCAGGCCCGGGCCCTTAAAGCGAAATACAATCTCGCCAACAAGCGCGACGTCGCCGTCTTCTTCGGTGCCGAAGGCGATGCCGCCAAGGTGATTACCGACAACGCCGGCTTGGTGAAAACCCTGGCCGGACTAGGTAGCCTGGACGCGCTCAGCGGCAAGTCCGCCGATGGCCTGCCCGCCGCCGTCACCCCGCTCGGTTCACTCTACCTCGACCTCAGCAGCAGCATCGACGTCGATGCTGAAAAAACCCGCCTGACGAAAGAACTGGCCAAGCTCGACAAGCTCGTCGCCGCCGGCGAAGGCAAACTGAAGAACCCGAAGTTCGTCGAAAGCGCGCCCGCCCACGTCGTCGAAGGCGCCCGCAAACAACTCGCCGAAACCACCGAGAAGCGCGACGAGACCAAGCGGATTTTGGATTCGTTGGTGGGTAGTTGA
- a CDS encoding redoxin domain-containing protein, with amino-acid sequence MALAKGTKAPAFTLKTKTADGLEDVSLEDNLGKQKTVLLFFPLAFTSVCMDEMCSVNQSLDDYSSLNAKVYGISVDSPFTQEKMAEVDKLQFPLLSDFNKEVAKAYDVLFEDLLGFKGVAKRSAFVIDEDGTIIYSESSDDPKQLPDFEAIKAALA; translated from the coding sequence ATGGCACTCGCAAAAGGCACCAAAGCACCCGCATTTACCTTGAAAACCAAAACCGCCGACGGGCTGGAAGATGTCTCGCTGGAAGATAATCTGGGCAAGCAAAAGACCGTCCTGCTTTTCTTCCCGCTGGCCTTCACCTCCGTCTGCATGGACGAAATGTGCTCCGTCAACCAGAGCTTGGACGACTACAGCAGCCTGAACGCCAAGGTTTACGGCATCTCGGTCGACAGCCCCTTCACCCAGGAGAAGATGGCGGAAGTCGACAAGCTCCAGTTTCCCCTCTTGAGCGACTTCAACAAGGAAGTGGCCAAGGCCTATGACGTGCTCTTCGAAGACCTTCTCGGCTTCAAGGGTGTGGCCAAGCGCTCCGCCTTCGTCATCGACGAAGACGGCACCATCATTTACTCTGAATCCTCCGACGACCCGAAACAACTGCCCGACTTTGAGGCGATTAAAGCTGCTTTGGCGTAA
- a CDS encoding aconitate hydratase, whose protein sequence is MNDPFNVLKELNGKQYYSLPALESEAGLSGISRLPVSIRIVLESVLRNCDGKRIVKEDVEALAKWSATEPSNKEIPFVVSRVVLQDFTGVPLLVDLAAMRDAVKAIGSDPAKIEPLVPVDLVVDHSVQVDRSGSANAFLENLKIEFSRNKERYQFLKWGQQAFDTFSVVPPAIGIVHQVNLEYLARVVFDNDGLLYPDTLVGTDSHTTMINGLGIVGWGVGGIEAESGMLGQPVYFKTPEVIGVHLHGDLPEGATATDLTLQITQMLRAEGVVGKFVEFYGEGAAKLSLADRATVANMAPEYGATMGFFPVDEKSLDYLRLTGRSEEDIARVKDYYTAQNMFGIPKKGEVDYSVDLDLDISTVVPCVSGPKRPQDRIEVPSLKERFNQLMDMPVAEGGFGIAKDEQSKKVRVKAPVAAGGRDEPTGGVADLAGEEGAAMDEAEMVANRPATPADEAPKTVDGEELPEISHGQVLIAAITSCTNTSNPSVMIAAGLVARKALEKGLNVNPLVKTSLGPGSRVVTDYLEETDLQKDLDALGFQLVGYGCTTCIGNSGPLDPAIEDALKEGELVGASVLSGNRNFEARVHGAIKSNFLMSPPLVVAYALAGTVNIDLTKDPIGTGKDGEAVYLKDIWPSNEEIESLVLSGLKPEMFRAKYGDLTSANPEWNAVETSTGNIYQWDEQSTYIQNPPFFEGFGMEAGTITDLKDLRPLAIVGDSITTDHISPAGAIKEDGPAGRYLKENGVEKKDFNSFGSRRGNDRIMTRGTFANVRFKNKMADGKEGGYTKLMPEGKPSDIYDACQEYKQRGEGLIVIAGEDYGMGSSRDWAAKGTALLGVRAVVAKSFERIHRSNLIGMGVLPLQFPDGVSDESLGLDGSETFSITGLSDQIQPGQSIPMEIKKADGATQTVDLTLRIDTGIEVDYYRHGGILQYVLRDILSAS, encoded by the coding sequence ATGAACGATCCATTCAACGTCCTTAAAGAACTCAACGGCAAACAATACTACAGCCTTCCGGCGCTGGAGAGCGAAGCCGGCCTGAGCGGGATCTCCCGCCTCCCGGTCAGCATTCGTATCGTGCTGGAGTCGGTGCTGCGCAACTGCGACGGCAAGCGTATCGTGAAAGAGGATGTGGAAGCGCTGGCCAAGTGGAGCGCGACGGAGCCGAGCAACAAGGAGATTCCATTCGTGGTTTCGCGCGTGGTGCTGCAGGACTTCACCGGGGTGCCGCTATTGGTGGACCTCGCCGCCATGCGCGATGCGGTCAAAGCGATCGGATCCGACCCGGCCAAGATCGAGCCGCTGGTGCCGGTGGACCTGGTGGTCGACCACTCGGTACAGGTGGACCGCTCCGGTTCAGCCAACGCCTTCCTGGAGAATTTGAAGATCGAGTTCTCGCGCAACAAGGAGCGTTACCAGTTCCTCAAGTGGGGGCAGCAGGCCTTCGATACTTTCAGCGTGGTGCCGCCGGCCATCGGGATCGTCCACCAGGTCAATCTGGAATATCTCGCCCGCGTGGTCTTCGACAACGACGGCCTGCTCTACCCGGACACGCTTGTGGGCACGGACTCCCACACCACCATGATCAACGGTCTCGGCATTGTAGGCTGGGGCGTGGGCGGTATCGAAGCGGAATCCGGCATGCTGGGTCAGCCGGTCTACTTCAAGACACCGGAAGTGATCGGCGTCCACCTGCACGGCGACCTGCCGGAAGGCGCCACCGCAACCGACCTCACGCTGCAAATCACCCAGATGCTCCGCGCCGAAGGCGTGGTGGGCAAGTTTGTCGAATTTTACGGCGAAGGCGCGGCCAAGCTCAGCCTGGCCGACCGCGCCACCGTGGCCAACATGGCTCCGGAATACGGAGCCACCATGGGCTTCTTCCCGGTCGACGAAAAGTCGCTCGACTACCTGCGCCTGACCGGCCGCAGCGAAGAAGACATCGCCCGGGTCAAGGATTACTACACCGCCCAAAACATGTTCGGTATTCCCAAGAAGGGCGAAGTCGACTACAGCGTGGACCTCGATCTCGACATCAGCACGGTGGTGCCCTGCGTCTCCGGGCCGAAGCGTCCGCAGGACCGCATTGAAGTGCCCAGCCTGAAGGAACGATTCAACCAGCTCATGGACATGCCGGTGGCCGAAGGCGGCTTCGGCATCGCCAAGGACGAGCAGTCCAAAAAAGTGCGCGTGAAAGCTCCGGTAGCTGCCGGGGGACGCGACGAACCGACCGGCGGCGTGGCCGATCTGGCCGGTGAAGAAGGTGCGGCCATGGACGAGGCCGAAATGGTGGCCAACCGCCCGGCCACGCCGGCCGACGAGGCCCCCAAGACGGTGGACGGCGAAGAACTGCCGGAAATCAGCCACGGTCAGGTGCTGATCGCGGCCATCACTTCCTGCACCAACACGTCCAACCCCTCCGTGATGATCGCGGCCGGTCTGGTGGCCCGCAAGGCACTCGAAAAGGGCCTGAACGTAAACCCGCTGGTCAAGACCTCGCTCGGGCCCGGCTCCCGCGTGGTAACGGACTATCTTGAAGAAACCGACCTGCAAAAGGATCTCGACGCACTCGGCTTCCAACTGGTGGGCTACGGCTGCACCACCTGCATCGGCAACTCCGGTCCGCTCGATCCCGCAATCGAAGATGCACTCAAAGAAGGCGAGCTTGTCGGCGCGTCCGTGCTCTCCGGCAACCGAAATTTCGAAGCCCGCGTCCACGGGGCGATCAAGTCCAACTTCCTGATGTCCCCGCCGCTGGTGGTGGCCTACGCACTCGCCGGCACGGTCAACATCGACTTGACCAAGGACCCGATCGGCACCGGCAAGGACGGCGAGGCCGTTTACCTGAAGGACATCTGGCCGAGCAACGAGGAGATCGAAAGTCTGGTGCTCTCCGGGCTGAAACCCGAAATGTTCCGTGCCAAGTACGGCGACCTCACCTCGGCGAATCCGGAGTGGAACGCGGTAGAGACCTCGACCGGCAACATCTACCAGTGGGACGAACAATCCACCTACATTCAAAACCCGCCCTTCTTTGAAGGGTTCGGCATGGAGGCCGGTACGATCACCGACCTCAAGGACCTGCGTCCGCTCGCAATCGTGGGCGACTCCATCACCACCGACCACATTTCTCCCGCCGGTGCCATCAAGGAAGACGGCCCCGCCGGCCGCTACCTCAAGGAAAACGGTGTTGAGAAGAAAGACTTCAACAGCTTCGGCTCACGCCGTGGCAACGACCGCATCATGACCCGCGGCACCTTTGCCAATGTCCGCTTCAAGAACAAGATGGCGGACGGCAAGGAGGGCGGCTACACCAAGCTGATGCCGGAAGGTAAGCCCTCCGACATCTACGACGCCTGCCAGGAATACAAGCAACGCGGCGAAGGCCTCATCGTGATTGCCGGGGAAGATTACGGCATGGGCTCCTCCCGCGACTGGGCGGCCAAGGGCACCGCGCTGCTCGGTGTGCGCGCGGTCGTGGCCAAGAGCTTTGAACGGATCCACCGCTCCAATCTGATCGGGATGGGTGTGCTGCCGCTGCAATTCCCGGATGGTGTGAGCGACGAAAGCCTCGGCCTCGACGGCAGCGAGACCTTCTCCATCACCGGACTCTCCGACCAGATCCAGCCGGGGCAAAGCATCCCCATGGAGATCAAAAAGGCCGACGGTGCCACACAAACTGTTGACCTCACTTTGAGAATAGATACTGGTATCGAAGTTGATTATTACCGACATGGTGGCATCCTACAATACGTCCTACGTGATATCCTCTCCGCTTCCTGA
- a CDS encoding GAF domain-containing SpoIIE family protein phosphatase: protein MLPFLSGILLGMAVVWVLYTRKGRQLKIIDQEKQLLQQEKQIVVEFMHNMVEAVAEGSDRENMFQRIIHAAVLSTGAMSACIFEKRPDHTLKSIAVEGLFPPQRKLSKKLTGKDITRAQFLEGILKSETYQIGEGLIGQVAKSKQAQLITDAGNDPRVVQHEDPALQVRSIIVAPVLFKNELLAVLAVANPADGLAFTETDFSLVESLAEQVGLAVHNSAAMQLQIEKQQIDLDMQLAAKVQGLLLTKDYPTSKQVAFASHYTAAQKIGGDLYDVFSLDDNTIAFAIADVSGKGVSASLLMAICQTHLRHFAKAHRSPAQVLCEINAAMQKTMQRDMFITMIYAIFTLDTEKLTLARAGHEPAFFYDSHSDGSLDVGPIQSPGMAIGMVGPEIFDDVIEDASIHFGENDALLLYTDGVTECTDPGGEEFSGERLRETLQTHGHSTAEGIIEHVLENVKRFSRGSGQHDDLTMIAVKHA from the coding sequence ATGCTGCCCTTCCTTTCCGGCATTTTACTAGGCATGGCAGTGGTCTGGGTGCTTTACACCCGCAAGGGGCGGCAGCTCAAGATCATCGACCAGGAGAAGCAGCTCCTCCAGCAGGAGAAGCAGATCGTCGTCGAGTTCATGCACAACATGGTCGAGGCCGTGGCGGAGGGCAGCGACCGGGAGAACATGTTTCAACGGATCATTCATGCCGCGGTCCTGAGCACCGGCGCCATGAGTGCCTGCATCTTCGAGAAACGCCCGGACCATACCCTGAAGAGTATCGCGGTCGAAGGGCTTTTTCCGCCGCAGCGCAAGTTATCCAAAAAGCTCACCGGCAAGGATATCACGCGGGCGCAGTTTTTGGAGGGCATTCTCAAGTCGGAGACCTACCAGATCGGGGAAGGCCTGATCGGGCAGGTGGCCAAGTCGAAACAGGCACAGCTCATCACCGACGCGGGCAACGACCCGCGCGTGGTGCAGCACGAAGACCCGGCACTACAGGTCCGCTCCATCATCGTTGCGCCGGTGCTGTTTAAAAATGAACTCCTCGCGGTGCTCGCGGTGGCCAATCCGGCCGACGGCCTGGCTTTTACCGAGACCGACTTCTCGCTGGTGGAATCGCTGGCCGAGCAAGTGGGACTCGCGGTGCACAACAGCGCGGCCATGCAGCTGCAGATTGAAAAGCAGCAGATCGACCTCGACATGCAACTGGCGGCCAAGGTGCAGGGCCTGCTGCTGACCAAGGACTACCCCACCTCCAAGCAGGTGGCCTTTGCCAGCCACTACACGGCGGCGCAAAAAATCGGCGGCGACCTCTACGACGTCTTTTCGCTCGACGACAATACCATCGCCTTTGCCATCGCCGATGTCTCCGGGAAAGGGGTTTCGGCCTCGCTGCTGATGGCGATCTGCCAAACCCACCTCAGACATTTCGCCAAAGCCCACCGCTCGCCCGCCCAGGTGCTTTGCGAGATCAATGCCGCCATGCAAAAGACGATGCAGCGCGACATGTTCATCACCATGATCTACGCGATCTTTACCCTGGATACAGAGAAGCTGACCCTGGCCCGCGCCGGGCACGAACCCGCTTTTTTCTACGACAGCCACTCCGACGGCAGCCTCGATGTCGGCCCCATCCAGTCGCCGGGGATGGCGATCGGGATGGTGGGTCCGGAGATTTTCGATGATGTGATCGAGGATGCCAGTATCCACTTCGGGGAAAACGACGCGCTCCTCCTCTACACCGACGGGGTCACCGAATGCACTGACCCAGGCGGGGAGGAATTCTCCGGCGAACGCCTGCGGGAAACCTTGCAAACCCACGGACATTCCACCGCCGAAGGCATCATCGAACACGTCCTGGAAAACGTGAAGCGCTTCTCAAGGGGTAGCGGGCAACACGACGACTTGACGATGATTGCGGTGAAGCATGCGTAG
- a CDS encoding FecR family protein — protein MHAAQLASAKVVKVTGVVNKIDSDGSKTQLVAGDILEEGDKVSARALSEADLVFSNGSELTVGQSTEMEIATLKQQSFSGSQSYEQLQADPSQSQTLLLLNYGSVSGHVKKLRPDSRFDIKTPLGTAAIRGTQFNVQVTVDSAGNIIFSCTNIDGVIDIISRAGGTEEWVNNTKQSKYDATLPEDVTEQIPQEHTIVISLGPGDRGYEEIYNLLQVPTRKPNVVTPGTIFGEEDELGIIVVSPEGPTNTPQSTPQ, from the coding sequence GTGCACGCTGCCCAACTCGCCAGCGCCAAGGTGGTCAAGGTCACCGGTGTCGTGAACAAAATCGACAGCGACGGCAGCAAAACACAGCTCGTCGCCGGAGACATCCTGGAAGAAGGTGACAAGGTTAGCGCCCGCGCACTCAGTGAAGCCGATCTGGTTTTCTCCAACGGTTCCGAACTCACGGTGGGCCAAAGCACGGAGATGGAAATTGCCACGCTGAAGCAGCAGTCCTTCTCCGGCAGCCAAAGCTACGAGCAACTGCAGGCCGACCCGAGCCAATCACAGACCCTGCTCCTCCTCAACTACGGTTCGGTCAGCGGGCACGTGAAAAAGCTGCGTCCGGACTCCCGATTCGATATCAAAACCCCGCTGGGTACAGCGGCCATCCGCGGCACGCAGTTCAACGTCCAGGTGACTGTGGACAGCGCCGGCAACATCATCTTTTCCTGCACCAACATTGATGGTGTGATTGACATCATCTCCCGTGCCGGCGGCACCGAAGAGTGGGTCAACAACACCAAGCAAAGCAAGTACGACGCGACGCTGCCGGAAGATGTCACCGAACAAATTCCTCAGGAGCACACGATCGTTATCAGCCTGGGACCTGGTGACCGCGGTTACGAAGAAATTTACAACCTGCTTCAGGTTCCGACCCGTAAGCCCAACGTGGTGACACCAGGCACCATCTTCGGTGAAGAAGATGAACTCGGTATTATCGTGGTGAGCCCGGAAGGCCCCACCAATACGCCTCAGAGTACGCCTCAGTAA
- a CDS encoding STAS domain-containing protein, with amino-acid sequence MSDSQQPTFLVSAYSDPVVVRINGKANYLNCNSFREFIEQMLSEERHRFLVDFDNCQGMDSTFLGILAGTALELKKKETPGTLTLCRLSERNQELITNLGLQNLLIISTDEADAEVCSAFDSLDNEEVSDAKNVLKAHENLAAADEQNVAKFQDVISFLKNQVEQDESK; translated from the coding sequence ATGAGTGATTCACAACAGCCGACTTTTCTTGTCAGCGCCTACTCGGATCCGGTTGTGGTCCGGATTAACGGCAAAGCGAACTATCTCAACTGCAACTCCTTTCGCGAGTTCATCGAGCAGATGCTGTCCGAGGAAAGGCACCGTTTTCTGGTGGACTTCGACAATTGCCAGGGGATGGACAGCACCTTCCTGGGCATTTTGGCGGGCACGGCGCTCGAGCTGAAAAAAAAGGAGACTCCGGGCACGCTCACGCTCTGCCGGCTGAGCGAGCGGAACCAGGAACTGATCACGAACCTGGGGCTGCAAAATCTCCTGATCATTTCCACGGACGAAGCCGACGCCGAGGTCTGCAGCGCATTCGACAGTCTGGACAACGAGGAAGTCTCCGACGCGAAGAATGTACTGAAGGCTCACGAAAATCTGGCTGCGGCCGACGAGCAGAACGTGGCAAAATTCCAGGATGTGATCTCGTTTCTCAAGAATCAGGTCGAGCAGGACGAAAGCAAGTGA